The stretch of DNA AGGGGCATATTCGCTGGATGCGGTATTGAATATTTAATTGAGAATGATCTCGAATCGGTGAGTACAAATCCACTATAAGAAAGAGGTTGTTATTATGACGACAAATCCATTCATGAAAGCAGCGAGATTTCACCAATATGGAGGAGCGGATGTTATCCGGTATGAGGATGCACCCGTTCCGGAAGTAACCGAGGATGAAGTGCTGATTAAAGTTGCCGCCACCTCATTTAATCCGTTCGATGCAAAATTGCGTTCGGGGGCATTTCAGGCGTTTCTACCGATCGAGCTACCTTTTACGCCCTCTGTAAATGTCTCAGGCACTGTTGTGAAAGTAGGCGACTCCGTTACAACGTTTCGGGAAGGAGACAATGTTTTCGCTTATCTTGATGTGACAAGGAATGGTGCCGCCGCAGAGTACGTCGTCAGCAAAGCTGTTCATATCGCTCATGCACCCAAGACATTTGACTTGCACGAATCGGCCGCAGTACCAAGCGTAGCGTTAACTGCCTGGCAAGCCTTATTCGACTACGGCAATCTGCAGTCCGGTCAGCGGGTGCTTATTACGGCCGCCGCAGGGGGTGTGGGAACGTTAGCCGTGCAATTGGCGAAGTGGAAAGGTGCTTACGTCATTGGTACGGCGTCTGAAAAAAGCTTTTCCATGCTTGAACAGCTGGGCATCGATGAAATCATTGATTATAAAAAACAATCCGTTGTTGAAGCATTGAAAAGCAAGGTAGACGTGATCTTCAATCTTTCACCTGCCGGTAAGAAGGAAATAAACAACCTTCTGCAGCTGCTAAATGAAGGTGGAACGTTCATATCCGCCGTATCTCCCGCGGATGAGAACATGGCGAAAGAACTGGGAGTAAAAGCCGTTCGATTAAACTCTCACCCCGATGCGGAGCAATTAACTCAAATCGCTGAATTACTCGATGCGGGGGTAATGAAGCCTGTTATTACGGAAAAAACAAAACTTAGCGAACTGGCGGAAGTCCATCAAAAATTTGAAGACGGAAAAGTTAGCGGAAGAGTATTGATCATCGTTGACGGAGTAAAATAATTTTTTTCAAGGAGGATTCAGGCATGACAACTTTACGGGATTTTGAGAACAAAGTGGTGCTCATTACAGGAGCCGCAACCGGAATCGGACGCGCCGCGGCGCTTGCATTTGCGAAACGCGGGGCAGTGATAGCCATCGGTGATGTAGATGAAAGAAGCAATGAAACGGTCAAGCTGATTAAAGAAGCAGGGGGAGAGGCTGTTTTTTACAAAACAGATGTATCGAATAAGGAGCAAGCCGCGGCTTTGGTTGAACAAACGGTCAATCGGTTCGGCCGCCTGGATCACGCATTTAATAACGCCGGAGTCCTGCCGCCGTCCAAACCTTTTATTGAGATGGATGAGAGTGATTTTGACAGAACGATTGCAGTCGATCTTAAGGGTGTATTCCTGATGATGAAATATGAGATTGAAATGATGTTGAAATCAGGCGGCGGTACGATTGTAAATACGGCGTCAATTGCGGGACTCATCGCAGATCCGTTCATGGCTCCTTACGTGGCTGCGAAACATGGCGTGGTAGGACTGACCAAAGCGGCGGGCATCGAGTATGCTTCGCAAGGGATTCGCGTAAATGGGGTAGCGCCCGGACTCACTGAAACCCCTATGATTAAGAACTGGCTGGATGATCCCGAAACCCGGAAAGTTGTATTGGCAAATGTCCCTGCGGCGCGAATGGCCCAACCTGAAGAGATTGCGGAAATGGTCGTTTTCTTGTCCTCTCCCGCAGCAAGCTTTGCAGCAGGGCAAACCTTCACGCTGGATGGCGGTCAGACCGCCCGCTGATTGATATGTTACTGCAGAGGAGGTGAAACATATGAGCAAACACGCAGGCGAGGATTGGATTGCAAGCTGGTATGCAAGTCCGGAGCCCATCTGGGGCGACGAATTTCCATTCTTAACGAATCTTCCTGAAAAGCTGAACAACCAGACGATTCGTCAGGTTGCGCGTATCAGTCTTGGTGGCCAGCGGGTAAGGGTTGAACTGTCCAACGAATATGGCAAGCGGCCGCTGGTCATCGGCGAGGCAGCTATCGCTCTGACAGGAACGGGTTCGAAAATTGTCCAAGGATCGAACCGAAAGCTCGCCTTCAGCGGAAAAAGATCCATTGCGATTCCTATTGGAGCAACGATTTTAAGCGATCCGGTCGAACTGGATATCGATCCGCTCAGTAGTGTGAGTATCAGTGTATTTTTGTCCGAAGAAACAGAGCCAACAACCTTCCATTGGGATGCCCGCCAGACGACTTATATAGCAAATGGGAACCATATATCAGACATAGACATTGATGCAGATACCACTACTGTCGCAAGTATGTACTTAAAAAGAATATTCGTTGATGCGCCGATGAATGCGGGCACCGTTGTGGCGATAGGGGACTCTCTTACCGATGGGGCTTCAGCCACCGTCGATGCCAATACGCGTTGGCCGAACTTCTTGGCCAATCGCCTTGTACCACAAAACGTATCTGTCCTCAATGCGGGAATATCGGGGGGGCGCTTGCTCAACAACGTAAAGGGAATCAATGTATTGGCCCGTTTCGACCGCGATGTACTGAATCAGCCGAATGTGAAGACCGTGATTGTGATTATAGGGAGCAACGATATCGGCATGCCAGGCATGGCCTTCGCCCCGACTGAATCTTTACCTGCGGCTGATGCGCTTATTGCGGGCTACCGTCAACTCATTGCACGCGCTCATGCCCGCAATGTCCGAATCATTGGCGGAACGCTGCCGCCGTTCCAAATGTATTATACGGAGGTCAAGGAAAAGCTGCGCCAGCAGGTAAACGAATGGATTCGGAGCGGAGAGTTCGATGCCGTATTCGATCTCGATGCCTTATCGAGAGATCCCGATCACCCTTCACGTTTTTTGCCGGTGTTTGATTCAGGTGATCACCTTCATCCGGGTGACGCCGGGAATAAGAGGATCGCTGAAGCGATGGACCTCGATATGCTCTTGGTTGACAGAAAATAAATTGACTATGTTTTACAAAATACATTCATTTCCTGAGGAGGAACTCTTATGTCTAAGTTGAATATTGGAATTATTCTGGGAAGTACGCGTCAAGGCCGTTTAAGTCCGCAAGTAGGCGAATGGGTAAAGCGTATCGCCGACCAGCGCGGCGACGCCAATTATGAAATTGTTGATATCGCCGACTACAAGCTTCCATTGCTTGGCGAAGCCGATGCTGCCGCGCAAGCGACCGCCTGGAATGAAAAGCTGGCATCCTTGGACGGCTTCGTCTTTATCGTCCAGGAGTACAATCACAGCATTACGGGCGCGCTGAAGAACGCCCTCGATTATGCACGTGAGGCATGGAACAATAAAGCAGCGGGGATTGTAAGCTACGGCTCTGTAGGCGGCGCCCGTGCGGCTGAGCACCTGCGCGGCATTTTGGGTGAACTTTCTGTAGCGGACGTTCGCATCCATGTGGCTTTATCTCTCTTCACCGATTTTGAGAACGGACAGGTATTCAAGCCGTCCGATTTTCATCTCACGAACGTAAACGGCATGCTGGATCAAGTGCTCGCCTGGAGCGGCGCGCTGAAGACGCTGCGCTAATATGAATACCTCTCACTGCCAGATTTGAACTGTACTCCAATTTGGACAATCGAAATAAATAAAGTCATGCTGACCAAAGGTGGCTCCTGAATTTATCAGGAGTCATCTTTTTGTTGCGTCCTTCAAGGAGGCCGTCAGGCGTTTCTTCTTGGCTGGAGTCCCCCGGTAAGGGCCTGTTATAATAGCGGGAAGAGTTCCGGCAGGGAGTAGGAGGATCGGCATGGTTCTAGAATTGAACGAAAACGGGTATACGGTATCCGCTAATGGAATAACGGTCGAATTGTTCGCCAAAGAGTTCGCCCTGCTAAGGTTCCTGTACCGCAACCGGGGGCGGGCCTTCAGCCGGGAGCAGCTTCTGGACAGCGTATGGCCGCTCGAATATCCGGTGGAACGCACGGTGGACGATCATATCTACCGGCTTCGCAAGAAGCTCGGTCCGTTTGAAGGCCTGACTATCCGTACGGTCCGGGGATTCGGATACTGCCTGACCGTGCGGGAGCAGGCGCCGGGCATTGACGCCAGCCCGTCCGCCCAAGACGGGGAACTGCGGGAGAAGATGCGGGAGGTATTCGTCAAATATCATCAGTACGGGCAGGGGAAATCAATGCTGGCGCTTGCCCGTCAGCAGGATATTTTGGGTTATGAGCTGGACCCGTTTTATTCTGTTTACGTGCGTTTTGTGCAGGGCGATCTGGAGTGGCTGCTCAGCGGGGGAGATACGCCCGGTTTCGAGCGCGCATACTGGTTGCTGCTGATCTTTATGTTCGCGGGGGAGCCGCAGGACGCTTTGGACTATTGCGAGCAAGTGCTTGCGGCAGGACTTCTGCCTCCGTCCCAGCACCGCGAAATGGAAATCCTTAACATTCTGGAATTGTACGCGCTGACGGGAGCGCCGGAGAAGGCGCTGGAACGGCTGAAGCTGACCCGGCGGGTCATTGCGGAACCGGGCTACGAAAATTTCGACACACCCGTGTCCATCGCTGAGATGCTCGTCCACCTGATGATGGGGACTCCGGACGGGGATATGCAAAGAATGGCGGAATCGATTGAAGACCTGCTTAAGGCGAAGCCTTTTTTGCGGGAAATAGGTAGCTATACCATCGTCAAAGGGCTTTGGATGCTGAGGAATAATGAAAGACGTATGGGCGAATCGCTGCTGGATGAAGGACTCGGCGTACTGGATCTATCCGGATTCGTGCCTATACGGTTGTTTGGACTTTACCGGATCACGCATTTTTGTCGGCAGTTTGTGTTCAAGGGCGGGGAAGCGGTGCGGCGCAAATACGAGGCGTTATTCACGGAAGAGCAGGCGCACTGCGGGCTTCCCGGAAATATGGTACGGATCGAAGCAGCGCTGGACGCTTTTTTAAAGTGTGATGGGGAAGCTGAAATGCCCTGACGGCGATGTCGTGCAGGCGGGCTGGGGAGCGGTCCGCTCTCTGATATTTCTCTGATAAACCGGCGGTATACTCGGCGTATTGAAAGGCGGGTACAGCCGGATGGAGGAATATTAAAATGAGTATCGAAGCCCCTTTAACTAAAATGGAGGTGCGGGCTGGTCGCGGCCTGCTTGGCAACAAAATCTTTATACGCGTATATACGGCATACGCGGCGGCAGAATTTGGCAGCTGGTTCGACTCGCTGGCGATTCAGGTGCTGGTCGCCTACCGCTGGCAGGCCGGTCCGCTGCTGCTGGCGCTCATTCCCGTCAGCCTGGCGCTGCCGGGAATCGTGTTGGGCTCCTTGGCGGGAGTGGCCGCCGACCGGCTGAACAAGCTGAAGCTGATGCGCCTATGCGATCTGTTTACCGCCGTGCTTACCGCTGCGGTGCTGCTCGCACCGGGCATGCTCTGGCTGCTGCCGCTGCTTGCGATGCGGTCGGCCGTCTCGGCGCTGAATGTCCCGGCCCAGCAGTCGCTCACCCGGAGCATCGTCCGCGAGGACCAGCTGCTTCAGGCCGCATCCCTCAACGGTTTCGTGACGCAGGGCTCCAAAATCGCCGGTCCCCTGCTGGGCGGAGTCGCCCTGGCGGTTCTTTCGCCCGCCTGGTGCATTGCGCTGAATGCCTGCATGCGGCTGTCTTCGTATGTGCTGCTGCTATCCATAAAGAACGCTGATGCAAATGAGAGCACAGGTGCGGATATGGATGAACGGATGAAAGCAGGGGACCAAGCTGCCATGGACGCAGAGGAGCAAGCTCCCGGCGGGAAGCCGCTTTCGGCTCGGGAAATGTGGAAGGAAGGCTGGGGCTTTATTCTTCGCAGTAGGCTGCTGCGCAATACGATGCTGTTCGGCCTGCTGGGCGCCCTGTCGATCCAGATGGTCGATTTCCAGTTCGCCAGTCTGTTCCACACCCTTGCCCCGGATAGGGAATATTTGCTCGGCTGGCTGGTGTCGGCTGCGGGGGCGGGAGCGGTGCTGACGATTGCGGCCATGAACCGGGTAGGGCGCGGCGCAGGCTATGGGTCCAGACTGGGCGGAGGCTATGTGCTGATCGGCGCGGCCATCGGAGGGCTGGGCCTGCTTCCGCCCGGTGTTTCTCCCCTTCCCGTGCTGCTGCTGGGTCTGCTGATGGGTGCCGGTAACGGGATGTTCATGATCGCCTTTAATTACTGCCTGCAAAAAATAACGCCTCCCCATATGACGGGCAGGGTGTTCGGCATTCAGAGCATGGTGCTGAGCGCCGTAATGATTGCCGCTCCGCTGCTGGGCGGTGCGCTGGTCGATCTGGCAGGGCCTCGGCGGATCTTCGCCGGCTTCGGCCTCGTGATCGCGCTGGTCGGTGCAGCGGGAATTCTTCTCAGACGACAGATGTGGCCAGAGGAGAAGGAGGAAAACAGGGCAACAGCTGCAAGCTTTAATGCCGGTTCACAGAATGAATAAAAATAAATCGGGCACCTCTTGGGGAATAGTCCAAACTAGTTTCTGGGTTTAACATACACTTAAAGGGTCAAATGCATCATGTGACTATGCAAAAGTATACTTTAAGGCAGGTGAACCTGGAAAAATGATTGAGCTGGTTTTGACAATCAACGATAGGGACGGAAGCTACACAGAGCATGCGGGTGTTGTTCTTGCATCCATTTTCTCCAATACTCAGCAAACGCTCAATGTCCACATTGTCCATGATGATTCACTAAGCGAAGAGAACAAGTTAAGGCTCACTCAGTTGGTGGAGGCGTTTCATCACAACATCTTTTTTTATCCTGTTACCGTTCCCGGAGATTTTCTTGAAGTTGCGGCCGGCGTGAATAAAATCGACTATTGGACAATGGCAAGTATGTACCGTTTGCTGCTTCCGCAGATTATTCAGGCTGACAGGGTTATTTATCTGGACTGCGACATTCTGGTCAATATGGATATTAATGAATTGTGGAGCATTGACCTGGGAGATCGGTATTTGGGCGCCGTGCTTGATCAGGGCGAGAACTTGATGGAGTACTTTATTTCGCTGGGGCTTAACGCGGAGCTTTATTTTAACTCGGGGGTCATTCTGTTTCATTTGGACAATATCCGAAGCAGACAGACCTGGTATGCAGAAATGCTCGGTTTCATGCGCACTTTTCCGTCGATGACCATGCCTGACCAGGATATTCTGAATGCGGTGTACAGCTTATATTATTTGCAATTGGATCAGCGGTTTAATACATTCGCTCACCCCGAGCTCGATTTGGAGAATAAAATTGTTCATTTCGCCGGAAACAGCAAATGGTGGAATGAAGATTCGCCCGCGGCGCCGCTCTACCAGAAATATCTTGCCATGACCCCCTGGTCCCAGGGATTTATACCAGCTCCTGTCTCCGTGCCGGAGCCGGTCATCATCCCGCTAGACCCGCCGCCTCCGCCGCAGGAAGAACAGTCGATTGCTCCGCCGGAACCGCCCGCTCCGGAAATTCAGGTTCCCGATCCCCCGGTTCTTGAAATCTCTGTCCCGCAGCAGGAAGTACCGCAGATTGTTCCCGTAAAACCGCACAGACGGAAACGCCGCAGATTGGTACGGCTACGGAGAAGATTGAGACTGAGAAGGAGATTGCGGCTGCGGCGAAGATTAAGACTGAGACTGAAAAAGTTCAGATTGATTCGTGCGAAATACCGTTCCCGTAAGCGGGTAAAACTGCTCAAGCGTCGGCGTACAGCGAAGAGTAAAGCCCTGAAACCGGCCAGAAAGAGGCTGCGGCGGGCCCGATCCATTAACAAAACCCGTACGAAACGTCCGTTAAAGCGTACCTCATAATCGTTTATTGCACACTCGCCCTAAGCCTTCAGCCTGAGCGTTAGAATGAAGAAAGATGTAAATTTGGATGGTTTGATCCCGCGGATAAGGCCCGACTGCTCCCATTGGCTTAAAGGGAGCAGTTGGTGCATTCAGGACGGAATATTCAGAGCGGTCTGAATGTTTTGCAGATCCAGCTGAACTTGCTCGTTAATATTGTAGGGATGATATAAGCCTCGCTGCATCATGTAGCCGGTAATCATCTCATGAATGTCGATGGCTTCCTGGTCAAACACGATTCCTTGCATAAGTT from Paenibacillus sophorae encodes:
- a CDS encoding NADP-dependent oxidoreductase, whose translation is MTTNPFMKAARFHQYGGADVIRYEDAPVPEVTEDEVLIKVAATSFNPFDAKLRSGAFQAFLPIELPFTPSVNVSGTVVKVGDSVTTFREGDNVFAYLDVTRNGAAAEYVVSKAVHIAHAPKTFDLHESAAVPSVALTAWQALFDYGNLQSGQRVLITAAAGGVGTLAVQLAKWKGAYVIGTASEKSFSMLEQLGIDEIIDYKKQSVVEALKSKVDVIFNLSPAGKKEINNLLQLLNEGGTFISAVSPADENMAKELGVKAVRLNSHPDAEQLTQIAELLDAGVMKPVITEKTKLSELAEVHQKFEDGKVSGRVLIIVDGVK
- a CDS encoding SDR family NAD(P)-dependent oxidoreductase, producing the protein MTTLRDFENKVVLITGAATGIGRAAALAFAKRGAVIAIGDVDERSNETVKLIKEAGGEAVFYKTDVSNKEQAAALVEQTVNRFGRLDHAFNNAGVLPPSKPFIEMDESDFDRTIAVDLKGVFLMMKYEIEMMLKSGGGTIVNTASIAGLIADPFMAPYVAAKHGVVGLTKAAGIEYASQGIRVNGVAPGLTETPMIKNWLDDPETRKVVLANVPAARMAQPEEIAEMVVFLSSPAASFAAGQTFTLDGGQTAR
- a CDS encoding SGNH/GDSL hydrolase family protein, translated to MSKHAGEDWIASWYASPEPIWGDEFPFLTNLPEKLNNQTIRQVARISLGGQRVRVELSNEYGKRPLVIGEAAIALTGTGSKIVQGSNRKLAFSGKRSIAIPIGATILSDPVELDIDPLSSVSISVFLSEETEPTTFHWDARQTTYIANGNHISDIDIDADTTTVASMYLKRIFVDAPMNAGTVVAIGDSLTDGASATVDANTRWPNFLANRLVPQNVSVLNAGISGGRLLNNVKGINVLARFDRDVLNQPNVKTVIVIIGSNDIGMPGMAFAPTESLPAADALIAGYRQLIARAHARNVRIIGGTLPPFQMYYTEVKEKLRQQVNEWIRSGEFDAVFDLDALSRDPDHPSRFLPVFDSGDHLHPGDAGNKRIAEAMDLDMLLVDRK
- a CDS encoding NADPH-dependent FMN reductase translates to MSKLNIGIILGSTRQGRLSPQVGEWVKRIADQRGDANYEIVDIADYKLPLLGEADAAAQATAWNEKLASLDGFVFIVQEYNHSITGALKNALDYAREAWNNKAAGIVSYGSVGGARAAEHLRGILGELSVADVRIHVALSLFTDFENGQVFKPSDFHLTNVNGMLDQVLAWSGALKTLR
- a CDS encoding winged helix-turn-helix domain-containing protein, with the protein product MVLELNENGYTVSANGITVELFAKEFALLRFLYRNRGRAFSREQLLDSVWPLEYPVERTVDDHIYRLRKKLGPFEGLTIRTVRGFGYCLTVREQAPGIDASPSAQDGELREKMREVFVKYHQYGQGKSMLALARQQDILGYELDPFYSVYVRFVQGDLEWLLSGGDTPGFERAYWLLLIFMFAGEPQDALDYCEQVLAAGLLPPSQHREMEILNILELYALTGAPEKALERLKLTRRVIAEPGYENFDTPVSIAEMLVHLMMGTPDGDMQRMAESIEDLLKAKPFLREIGSYTIVKGLWMLRNNERRMGESLLDEGLGVLDLSGFVPIRLFGLYRITHFCRQFVFKGGEAVRRKYEALFTEEQAHCGLPGNMVRIEAALDAFLKCDGEAEMP
- a CDS encoding MFS transporter, which codes for MSIEAPLTKMEVRAGRGLLGNKIFIRVYTAYAAAEFGSWFDSLAIQVLVAYRWQAGPLLLALIPVSLALPGIVLGSLAGVAADRLNKLKLMRLCDLFTAVLTAAVLLAPGMLWLLPLLAMRSAVSALNVPAQQSLTRSIVREDQLLQAASLNGFVTQGSKIAGPLLGGVALAVLSPAWCIALNACMRLSSYVLLLSIKNADANESTGADMDERMKAGDQAAMDAEEQAPGGKPLSAREMWKEGWGFILRSRLLRNTMLFGLLGALSIQMVDFQFASLFHTLAPDREYLLGWLVSAAGAGAVLTIAAMNRVGRGAGYGSRLGGGYVLIGAAIGGLGLLPPGVSPLPVLLLGLLMGAGNGMFMIAFNYCLQKITPPHMTGRVFGIQSMVLSAVMIAAPLLGGALVDLAGPRRIFAGFGLVIALVGAAGILLRRQMWPEEKEENRATAASFNAGSQNE
- a CDS encoding glycosyltransferase family 8 protein, with protein sequence MIELVLTINDRDGSYTEHAGVVLASIFSNTQQTLNVHIVHDDSLSEENKLRLTQLVEAFHHNIFFYPVTVPGDFLEVAAGVNKIDYWTMASMYRLLLPQIIQADRVIYLDCDILVNMDINELWSIDLGDRYLGAVLDQGENLMEYFISLGLNAELYFNSGVILFHLDNIRSRQTWYAEMLGFMRTFPSMTMPDQDILNAVYSLYYLQLDQRFNTFAHPELDLENKIVHFAGNSKWWNEDSPAAPLYQKYLAMTPWSQGFIPAPVSVPEPVIIPLDPPPPPQEEQSIAPPEPPAPEIQVPDPPVLEISVPQQEVPQIVPVKPHRRKRRRLVRLRRRLRLRRRLRLRRRLRLRLKKFRLIRAKYRSRKRVKLLKRRRTAKSKALKPARKRLRRARSINKTRTKRPLKRTS